A window from Festucalex cinctus isolate MCC-2025b chromosome 12, RoL_Fcin_1.0, whole genome shotgun sequence encodes these proteins:
- the ccdc88c gene encoding protein Daple isoform X1, giving the protein MDGTLSELLAAFLESPLVLWVRTLGPLGSCDNAGSEERVNMFVELVDGVFLHKIMTQIDPSPNNQRLNKNVNNDVSLRLHNLTLLSRHIRTYYQENLQQLIVMPLPNILSIAKDPLSAKSMEELKRILLLILGCAVQCERKEEMIERIKLLDIETQAAIVSHIQEVTHNQQNVLDLSWLEEGAALAQEALEPLSRSMATSLQQLIAQRDNASEVIVDLTQERDYLSSLHPQERQPGGPGQVNTSAGAPVNNAGSALTVANLTKQEKQHLSVELADTKAKLRRSRQELEEKTEQLMDSKHEVEHLDQELQRLKQENQTLSCEARSVRAYRDEVDSLREKASRVERLETELSRFKEKLNDVHFYKSRVEELREDNLTLMETKVLLEEQLSVSRGRCEKVHAMEKDNLLLRAKIHDLEMERDNERRRLEELLEENMLLEIGQKQSMNESAQLGWELEQLTKNQDNSNSETRKSFVHELNECVSSRVLKLEKENRELQTSIETLKEENHHLQEKQLHTQELDREKQSLSKKLERLQGLLDQEKLTNQDMESLGEELLKEKQNLEKEMHALRADKDRQISELESEKQHLFDATVSLRERAQSHSEWRVREVEAENRLLHQSVTDTSARLASLETRLMLSNEEADRLTGRAERCNQLEREMAKMERNRDALNREVTSLRACSERSEVLEKQVSSLEQEVHRSKRESEEAQQALQRLKRQEAENCLLTRENLDLRCSVENLRSSCSLLTQQQEEFQEAQKELQELQRRLEEVGADLQGERKRGERLEANVAALNQEKHRLQRGMEKLQEEREDLQREKRETLSRQEELRKEVEDLSQEQRRREEGDEERRKIRLDLEESEKARKHLEKESWRNKMLLEGKEAELEEKASRLAVVEKEAVDMRKELHLLKEVTVKAKLLEKDNKEMHKQATIDKRTLVTLREELVSEKLKVQQHTVDLERLNEELEKVGLNRERLLQQEHVLEDSKYKLLESRLEETVQQAMKMKEGKISSLEKKLQESNTHNAALCHQLATALERVSSLRQQEERDAKRDSPVSSGADGRRDSATAELLRIKDHLIELEKNNASLQTQSSLLKEQLKQLENQNSSMNSQMVALQRHTAILQEQNSALHTQTAQLQVENSTLSSQSASLMAQNAVLQGQATALENEVESWQRQREEAWRARESVLDDHERLLSVHERQAHEYEQVIAQHTALKVKQRTLESEHRTMHSKYCALLQQKEQWEELEGRSQKEREELNQEHQKNRLLQQENLQLKAEVDRMSHSESQQSEQCNALQQQMNQLKSSFSSAQLEANGWMTRYDSLMEQHQGLDLTMTKLDNHCELLSRLKGNLEEENHHLLSQINLLSQQNHTLLERSMESKELYHQEQKLYIDKLNALRRQKEKLEEKIMDQYKFYDPTPKKRSQWSGAKAFAKLIKPRKESSRERDKDGAQEREGTKSAPDIPLPAPPPLLPPETPPPGPHRTGSDSRDHTHTKHNHSNSLQSPALTPISRGLTDRGRGVYRCSTPGGSSENVNGEDGKGFTPSRHSSSVNVSSCRPRGMLFDEDTEAVFGPRGHMGCGSGSDDLSHHTSSSNSPVNCKDASDSHFRWASLSSDDVRALGQSQQTLSHSATLPYDQIPQRGGGIRSRPRPSSPGSEMVTLEEFLQESKLKSPQMVSSGSREDLMSEYFSRSPASSGPAGRDQVTPTSYVTPTVHASNQRPGRSVKPSSRQPVGQSQASAPPTTQRINQSLSRTFSLASADLLRSNGPETFHGNGGSPNQSDEVLRRQGGGANGRERPLSARLASSANQHRDSPIRHSASLTLQTDGSDRGRAPAAHNGASSSSSLSCHHRGEVAMVTPVRAAPAAQPDDALEHGEGEPSRRKKDAERVRCNSVERPKSTPASPDPNNDPQTVWYEYGCV; this is encoded by the exons ATGGACGGGACTCTTTCCGAGCTGCTGGCAGCCTTCCTGGAGTCGCCGCTCGTGTTGTGG GTGCGGACATTGGGTCCACTGGGGTCATGTGACAACGCGGGCTCAGAGGAGCGCGTCAACATGTTCGTGGAGCTTGTGGACGGTGTCTTCCTGCACAAGATCATGACACAAAT TGACCCCAGTCCAAACAATCAGAGGCTGAACAAGAATGTGAACAATGACGTGTCGCTTCGCCTTCACAACTTGACTCTTCTCAGCAGACACATCAGGACGTACTATCAG GAGAACCTTCAGCAGTTAATCGTGATGCCTCTTCCAAACATTCTCTCCATTGCCAAAGATCCCTTATCAG CAAAGAGCATGGAGGAGCTGAAAAGAATTTTACTGTTGATACTTGGCTGCGCTGTCCAG TGTGAGCGCAAGGAGGAGATGATCGAAAGGATCAAGCTGCTGGACATCGAGACCCAAGCAGCCATCGTCTCGCACATCCAGGAG GTGACCCACAACCAGCAGAACGTTCTTGACCTTTCATGGCTGGAGGAAGGAGCGGCGCTCGCGCAGGAAGCGCTCGAACCGTTGTCACGCAGCATGGCGACGTCTCTACAGCAACTGATAGCGCAGAGAGACAACGCCAGTGAG GTCATCGTGGATCTGACGCAGGAGAGGGACTACTTGTCCAGCCTGCATCCCCAGGAAAGACAACCAGGTGGCCCAGGGCAGGTGAATACTTCTGCAGGTGCGCCGGTGAATAACGCAGGATCAGCTTTGACGGTGGCCAACCTGACCAAGCAAGAGAAGCAACATTTATCCGTGGAGCTTGCTGACACCAAGGCCAAACTTCGCAGATCCAGACAAGAACT GGAAGAGAAGACGGAGCAGTTGATGGATTCCAAACATGAGGTGGAGCATCTGGATCAGGAGCTGCAGAGACTTAAACAAGAG AACCAGACGTTGTCTTGCGAGGCTCGCTCGGTGCGAGCGTATCGGGACGAGGTGGACTCGCTGAGGGAGAAAGCGTCCCGGGTGGAGCGACTGGAGACGGAGTTGAGCCGCTTTAAGGAGAAGCTCAATGACGTTCACTTCTACAAGAGCAGAGTGGAG GAGCTTCGTGAAGACAACCTGACACTGATGGAGACAAAAGTTTTGCTGGAGGAGCAACTGTCAGTCTCTAGAGGGCGCTGTGAGAAAGTTCACGCTATGGAGAAGGATAACTTGCTGCTGCGAGCAAAAATACATGACTTGGAAATG GAGCGGGACAACGAGCGGCGTCGGCTGGAGGAGCTGCTGGAGGAGAACATGCTCCTGGAGATCGGACAGAAACAGAGTATGAACGAATCGGCTCAGCTGGGATGGGAACTGGAACAGCTCACCAAAAACCAAGACAATTCCAACTCGGAGA CCCGGAAATCGTTTGTCCACGAGCTCAATGAGTGCGTCTCCAGTCGCGTTTTGAAGCTGGAGAAAGAGAACAGGGAGCTGCAAACCTCCATCGAGACACTAAAGGAGGAGAATCACCACCTGCAAGAGAAGCAGCTGCATACGCAAGAGCTGGACAGGGAGAAGCAGAGTCTCAGTAAAAAG TTGGAGCGTCTCCAAGGCTTGTTGGACCAGGAGAAGCTGACCAATCAAGACATGGAGTCTCTTGGAGAGGAATTATTGAAGGAAAAGCAAAATCTGGAAAAGGAAATGCATGCTCTCAGAGCAGACAAAGATCGACAG ATTTCCGAATTGGAGAGTGAGAAGCAGCATCTTTTTGACGCTACGGTTTCACTTCGTGAGCGTGCGCAGTCGCACAGTGAATGGAGAGTCCGCGAAGTGGAGGCAGAGAATCGCCTCCTTCACCAAAGCGTGACTGACACGAGTGCCCGGCTCGCAAGTTTGGAGACTCGGCTGATGCTTTCCAACGAAGAAGCAGACAGGCTGACGGGGAGGGCGGAAAGATGCAATCAATTGGAGAGGGAGATGGCCAAGATGGAGAGAAACAGGGATGCGCTTAACAGAGAG GTGACGTCTCTGCGCGCTTGCAGTGAGCGGTCCGAAGTTCTGGAGAAGCAGGTGTCCTCCCTGGAGCAGGAGGTGCACAGATCGAAGCGCGAGTCGGAGGAGGCTCAGCAAGCGCTTCAGCGACTCAAGAGACAGGAAGCGGAAAACTGCCTCCTGACAAGGGAAAACTTGGACCTCCGCTGCTCGGTGGAGAATCTGCGTTCCTCCTGCTCTCTCCTCACACAGCAACAGGAAGAATTTCAGGAGGCGCAGAAAGAGTTGCAAGAGCTGCAGAGGAGATTGGAGGAGGTTGGAGCGGACTTACAAGGGGAGAGGAAGAGAGGCGAGAGGCTGGAAGCAAACGTTGCCGCACTCAATCAAGAGAAGCATCGCTTACAACGCGGCATGGAGAAGTTGCAAGAGGAAAGGGAAGACCTGCAGAGAGAAAAGCGGGAAACTTTGAGCAGGCAGGAAGAGTTGAGGAAGGAAGTGGAAGATCTGAGTCAGGAGCAGAGGAGGCGAGAGGAAGGTGACGAGGAGAGAAGGAAGATCCGATTGGACCTGGAAGAGTCCGAGAAGGCGAGGAAGCACCTGGAGAAAGAGAGTTGGAGGAACAAAATGCTGCTGGAAGGTAAGGAGGCGGAGCTGGAAGAGAAGGCCAGTCGATTGGCTGTCGTGGAGAAGGAGGCGGTCGACATGAGAAAAGAGCTTCATTTGCTCAAGGAGGTGACGGTCAAGGCCAAACTTTTGGAGAAGGACAACAAGGAGATGCACAAACAGGCCACCATTGACAAGAGAACTTTGGTTACACTCAGAGAG GAGTTGGTGTCAGAGAAGTTGAAAGTCCAGCAGCACACTGTCGACTTGGAAAGACTCAACGAAGAACTGGAGAAGGTCGGACTCAACCGAGAAAGGCTCCTACAGCAGGAACACGTGCTCGAAGACAG CAAGTACAAACTGCTCGAATCCCGACTGGAGGAAACGGTCCAACAGGCTATGAagatgaaagagggcaaaatCTCCAGTCTGGAAAAGAAACTGCAAGAGAGCAACACGCACAACGCGGCGCTATGCCATCAGCTAGCTACG GCTCTCGAGAGAGTGTCGAGCTTGCGTCAGCAGGAGGAGAGAGACGCAAAGCGAGACTCTCCTGTGAGTTCAGGAGCAGATGGACGGAGGGACTCGGCCACTGCTGAGCTTCTGCGTATCAAAGATCATCTCATTGAGCTCGAGAAGAAT AATGCCTCGCTTCAGACTCAGAGCAGTTTGTTGAAGGAACAGCTGAAACAACTGGAGAACCAGAACAGTTCAATGAACAGCCAGATGGTGGCACTGCAGCGGCACACCGCAATCCTGCAGGAGCAGAATTCAGCTCTGCATACTCAGACGGCACAACTTCAG GTGGAGAACTCCACACTGTCTTCCCAGAGTGCATCGCTAATGGCCCAGAATGCCGTGCTGCAAGGCCAAGCCACCGCCTTGGAGAACGAGGTGGAGTCGTGGCAGCGACAGCGCGAGGAGGCGTGGCGAGCGAGAGAAAGCGTTCTGGACGATCACGAGCGCTTGCTGAGTGTTCACGAGAGGCAAGCGCACGAGTACGAGCAGGTGATCGCTCAGCACACCGCTCTGAAAGTCAAGCAGAGGACGCTCGAGAGCGAGCACAGAACCATGCACAGCAA GTATTGCGCATTGTTACAGCAGAAAGAGCAATGGGAGGAATTAGAAGGGCGGAGTCAGAAGGAGAGGGAGGAGCTAAACCAGGAGCACCAGAAAAATCGCCTACTGCAGCAAGAGAACCTCCAACTTAAAGCTGAAGTGGACAG GATGTCACACAGCGAATCGCAACAGTCTGAGCAGTGCAACGCACTCCAGCAGCAGATGAACCAACTCAAGAGCTCGTTTAGCAGCGCGCAGCTGGAAgcgaatggatggatgacacgATACGACTCGCTGATGGAGCAGCACCAAGGCCTGGACCTCACCATGACCAAACTTGACAACCACTGCGAG CTACTAAGTCGGCTGAAAGGGAACCTGGAAGAAGAAAATCATCACCTCCTGAGTCAGATCAACCTTCTGAGTCAGCAAAACCACACTCTGCTGGAGAGAAGCATGGAGAGCAAAGAGCTTTATCATCAGGAGCAGAAGCTCTACAT TGATAAACTGAACGCACTTCGTCGTCAGAAAGAGAAATTAGAAGAGAAGATCATGGACCAGTACAAGTTCTATGACCCAACACCAAAAAA GAGGAGTCAGTGGTCCGGCGCCAAAGCTTTCGCCAAACTCATCAAACCGAGGAAGGAGAGCAGCAGGGAGCGAGACAAGGACGGGGCCCAGGAGAGAGAAGGGACAAAGAGTGCTCCTGACATCCCCCTACCTGCCCCCCCTCCCTTGCTGCCCCCGGAAACCCCACCCCCAGGCCCTCACAGGACAGGAAGTGACTCCCGAGACCACACCCACACTAAACACAACCACAGCAACAGTCTCCAGAGTCCAGCGTTGACGCCCATCAGCCGAG GTTTGACTGACAGGGGACGAGGCGTCTATCGTTGCAGCACACCCGGAGGCAGCAGTGAGAATGTCAACGGAGAAGATGGAAAAG GTTTCACCCCGAGTCGTCACTCATCTTCAGTGAACGTGAGCAGCTGCAGGCCCAGAG GGATGCTGTTCGACGAGGACACCGAGGCCGTATTTGGTCCACGGGGCCACATGGGATGTGGTTCCGGATCCGATGACTTGAGTCACCACACCTCCAGCTCCAACTCACCGGTCAACTGCAAAG ATGCATCCGACTCGCACTTCCGTTGGGCCAGCCTGTCCAGCGATGACGTCAGGGCTCTCGGCCAATCGCAGCAGACCTTGTCACACAGCGCGACCCTGCCTTACGATCAAATACCGCAGCGGGGAGGCGGGATTAGGAGTAGGCCTCGCCCGTCATCTCCTGGAAGTGAGATGGTGACGTTGGAGGAGTTTCTGCAAGAAAGCAAGCTCAAGTCTCCACAAATG GTTTCGTCAGGAAGCAGAGAGGACCTAATGAGCGAATACTTCAGCAGAAGCCCCGCCTCCTCAGGTCCCGCCGGCAGAGATCAGGTGACGCCCACCAGCTATGTCACGCCCACCGTCCACGCGTCCAACCAGAGGCCCGGCCGGAGCGTGAAGCCGTCTTCCCGCCAGCCCGTCGGCCAATCGCAAGCCTCCGCTCCACCTACGACCCAGAGAATCAACCAATCACTGAGCAGGACGTTCAGCCTGGCCTCTGCCGATTTGCTGCGCTCCAACGGGCCAGAGACTTTTCATGGAAATGGGGGGTCTCCAAACCAATCGGACGAGGTGCTTCGAAGGCAAGGAGGAGGGGCTAATGGAAGAGAGAGGCCGCTGTCGGCCCGTTTGGCCAGCTCGGCCAATCAGCACCGAGACTCGCCCATTCGGCATTCCGCTTCGCTCACGTTGCAGACGGACGGATCCGACAGAGGACGCGCTCCGGCGGCGCACAACGGggcctcgtcgtcgtcgtcgttgtcgTGCCATCATCGTGGGGaggttgccatggtaactcCCGTGAGGGCCGCGCCTGCCGCTCAGCCGGACGATGCTTTGGAGCACGGGGAGGGTGAGCCGTCTCGCCGCAAGAAAGACGCTGAGCGCGTCAGATGTAACTCTGTGGAACGGCCAAAAAGCACACCTGCCTCCCCTGACCCCAACAACGACCCCCAGACTGTGTGGTATGAGTACGGCTGCGTCTAA
- the ccdc88c gene encoding protein Daple isoform X2, producing MDGTLSELLAAFLESPLVLWVRTLGPLGSCDNAGSEERVNMFVELVDGVFLHKIMTQIDPSPNNQRLNKNVNNDVSLRLHNLTLLSRHIRTYYQENLQQLIVMPLPNILSIAKDPLSAKSMEELKRILLLILGCAVQCERKEEMIERIKLLDIETQAAIVSHIQEVTHNQQNVLDLSWLEEGAALAQEALEPLSRSMATSLQQLIAQRDNASEVIVDLTQERDYLSSLHPQERQPGGPGQVNTSAGAPVNNAGSALTVANLTKQEKQHLSVELADTKAKLRRSRQELEEKTEQLMDSKHEVEHLDQELQRLKQENQTLSCEARSVRAYRDEVDSLREKASRVERLETELSRFKEKLNDVHFYKSRVEELREDNLTLMETKVLLEEQLSVSRGRCEKVHAMEKDNLLLRAKIHDLEMERDNERRRLEELLEENMLLEIGQKQSMNESAQLGWELEQLTKNQDNSNSETRKSFVHELNECVSSRVLKLEKENRELQTSIETLKEENHHLQEKQLHTQELDREKQSLSKKLERLQGLLDQEKLTNQDMESLGEELLKEKQNLEKEMHALRADKDRQISELESEKQHLFDATVSLRERAQSHSEWRVREVEAENRLLHQSVTDTSARLASLETRLMLSNEEADRLTGRAERCNQLEREMAKMERNRDALNREVTSLRACSERSEVLEKQVSSLEQEVHRSKRESEEAQQALQRLKRQEAENCLLTRENLDLRCSVENLRSSCSLLTQQQEEFQEAQKELQELQRRLEEVGADLQGERKRGERLEANVAALNQEKHRLQRGMEKLQEEREDLQREKRETLSRQEELRKEVEDLSQEQRRREEGDEERRKIRLDLEESEKARKHLEKESWRNKMLLEGKEAELEEKASRLAVVEKEAVDMRKELHLLKEVTVKAKLLEKDNKEMHKQATIDKRTLVTLREELVSEKLKVQQHTVDLERLNEELEKVGLNRERLLQQEHVLEDSKYKLLESRLEETVQQAMKMKEGKISSLEKKLQESNTHNAALCHQLATALERVSSLRQQEERDAKRDSPVSSGADGRRDSATAELLRIKDHLIELEKNNASLQTQSSLLKEQLKQLENQNSSMNSQMVALQRHTAILQEQNSALHTQTAQLQVENSTLSSQSASLMAQNAVLQGQATALENEVESWQRQREEAWRARESVLDDHERLLSVHERQAHEYEQVIAQHTALKVKQRTLESEHRTMHSKYCALLQQKEQWEELEGRSQKEREELNQEHQKNRLLQQENLQLKAEVDRMSHSESQQSEQCNALQQQMNQLKSSFSSAQLEANGWMTRYDSLMEQHQGLDLTMTKLDNHCELLSRLKGNLEEENHHLLSQINLLSQQNHTLLERSMESKELYHQEQKLYIDKLNALRRQKEKLEEKIMDQYKFYDPTPKKRSQWSGAKAFAKLIKPRKESSRERDKDGAQEREGTKSAPDIPLPAPPPLLPPETPPPGPHRTGSDSRDHTHTKHNHSNSLQSPALTPISRAPPVSKRFSFFRSKSQDKLLASPSPTSRPPLSRSRRLRFWLSTDITADVITSQSVSASGVF from the exons ATGGACGGGACTCTTTCCGAGCTGCTGGCAGCCTTCCTGGAGTCGCCGCTCGTGTTGTGG GTGCGGACATTGGGTCCACTGGGGTCATGTGACAACGCGGGCTCAGAGGAGCGCGTCAACATGTTCGTGGAGCTTGTGGACGGTGTCTTCCTGCACAAGATCATGACACAAAT TGACCCCAGTCCAAACAATCAGAGGCTGAACAAGAATGTGAACAATGACGTGTCGCTTCGCCTTCACAACTTGACTCTTCTCAGCAGACACATCAGGACGTACTATCAG GAGAACCTTCAGCAGTTAATCGTGATGCCTCTTCCAAACATTCTCTCCATTGCCAAAGATCCCTTATCAG CAAAGAGCATGGAGGAGCTGAAAAGAATTTTACTGTTGATACTTGGCTGCGCTGTCCAG TGTGAGCGCAAGGAGGAGATGATCGAAAGGATCAAGCTGCTGGACATCGAGACCCAAGCAGCCATCGTCTCGCACATCCAGGAG GTGACCCACAACCAGCAGAACGTTCTTGACCTTTCATGGCTGGAGGAAGGAGCGGCGCTCGCGCAGGAAGCGCTCGAACCGTTGTCACGCAGCATGGCGACGTCTCTACAGCAACTGATAGCGCAGAGAGACAACGCCAGTGAG GTCATCGTGGATCTGACGCAGGAGAGGGACTACTTGTCCAGCCTGCATCCCCAGGAAAGACAACCAGGTGGCCCAGGGCAGGTGAATACTTCTGCAGGTGCGCCGGTGAATAACGCAGGATCAGCTTTGACGGTGGCCAACCTGACCAAGCAAGAGAAGCAACATTTATCCGTGGAGCTTGCTGACACCAAGGCCAAACTTCGCAGATCCAGACAAGAACT GGAAGAGAAGACGGAGCAGTTGATGGATTCCAAACATGAGGTGGAGCATCTGGATCAGGAGCTGCAGAGACTTAAACAAGAG AACCAGACGTTGTCTTGCGAGGCTCGCTCGGTGCGAGCGTATCGGGACGAGGTGGACTCGCTGAGGGAGAAAGCGTCCCGGGTGGAGCGACTGGAGACGGAGTTGAGCCGCTTTAAGGAGAAGCTCAATGACGTTCACTTCTACAAGAGCAGAGTGGAG GAGCTTCGTGAAGACAACCTGACACTGATGGAGACAAAAGTTTTGCTGGAGGAGCAACTGTCAGTCTCTAGAGGGCGCTGTGAGAAAGTTCACGCTATGGAGAAGGATAACTTGCTGCTGCGAGCAAAAATACATGACTTGGAAATG GAGCGGGACAACGAGCGGCGTCGGCTGGAGGAGCTGCTGGAGGAGAACATGCTCCTGGAGATCGGACAGAAACAGAGTATGAACGAATCGGCTCAGCTGGGATGGGAACTGGAACAGCTCACCAAAAACCAAGACAATTCCAACTCGGAGA CCCGGAAATCGTTTGTCCACGAGCTCAATGAGTGCGTCTCCAGTCGCGTTTTGAAGCTGGAGAAAGAGAACAGGGAGCTGCAAACCTCCATCGAGACACTAAAGGAGGAGAATCACCACCTGCAAGAGAAGCAGCTGCATACGCAAGAGCTGGACAGGGAGAAGCAGAGTCTCAGTAAAAAG TTGGAGCGTCTCCAAGGCTTGTTGGACCAGGAGAAGCTGACCAATCAAGACATGGAGTCTCTTGGAGAGGAATTATTGAAGGAAAAGCAAAATCTGGAAAAGGAAATGCATGCTCTCAGAGCAGACAAAGATCGACAG ATTTCCGAATTGGAGAGTGAGAAGCAGCATCTTTTTGACGCTACGGTTTCACTTCGTGAGCGTGCGCAGTCGCACAGTGAATGGAGAGTCCGCGAAGTGGAGGCAGAGAATCGCCTCCTTCACCAAAGCGTGACTGACACGAGTGCCCGGCTCGCAAGTTTGGAGACTCGGCTGATGCTTTCCAACGAAGAAGCAGACAGGCTGACGGGGAGGGCGGAAAGATGCAATCAATTGGAGAGGGAGATGGCCAAGATGGAGAGAAACAGGGATGCGCTTAACAGAGAG GTGACGTCTCTGCGCGCTTGCAGTGAGCGGTCCGAAGTTCTGGAGAAGCAGGTGTCCTCCCTGGAGCAGGAGGTGCACAGATCGAAGCGCGAGTCGGAGGAGGCTCAGCAAGCGCTTCAGCGACTCAAGAGACAGGAAGCGGAAAACTGCCTCCTGACAAGGGAAAACTTGGACCTCCGCTGCTCGGTGGAGAATCTGCGTTCCTCCTGCTCTCTCCTCACACAGCAACAGGAAGAATTTCAGGAGGCGCAGAAAGAGTTGCAAGAGCTGCAGAGGAGATTGGAGGAGGTTGGAGCGGACTTACAAGGGGAGAGGAAGAGAGGCGAGAGGCTGGAAGCAAACGTTGCCGCACTCAATCAAGAGAAGCATCGCTTACAACGCGGCATGGAGAAGTTGCAAGAGGAAAGGGAAGACCTGCAGAGAGAAAAGCGGGAAACTTTGAGCAGGCAGGAAGAGTTGAGGAAGGAAGTGGAAGATCTGAGTCAGGAGCAGAGGAGGCGAGAGGAAGGTGACGAGGAGAGAAGGAAGATCCGATTGGACCTGGAAGAGTCCGAGAAGGCGAGGAAGCACCTGGAGAAAGAGAGTTGGAGGAACAAAATGCTGCTGGAAGGTAAGGAGGCGGAGCTGGAAGAGAAGGCCAGTCGATTGGCTGTCGTGGAGAAGGAGGCGGTCGACATGAGAAAAGAGCTTCATTTGCTCAAGGAGGTGACGGTCAAGGCCAAACTTTTGGAGAAGGACAACAAGGAGATGCACAAACAGGCCACCATTGACAAGAGAACTTTGGTTACACTCAGAGAG GAGTTGGTGTCAGAGAAGTTGAAAGTCCAGCAGCACACTGTCGACTTGGAAAGACTCAACGAAGAACTGGAGAAGGTCGGACTCAACCGAGAAAGGCTCCTACAGCAGGAACACGTGCTCGAAGACAG CAAGTACAAACTGCTCGAATCCCGACTGGAGGAAACGGTCCAACAGGCTATGAagatgaaagagggcaaaatCTCCAGTCTGGAAAAGAAACTGCAAGAGAGCAACACGCACAACGCGGCGCTATGCCATCAGCTAGCTACG GCTCTCGAGAGAGTGTCGAGCTTGCGTCAGCAGGAGGAGAGAGACGCAAAGCGAGACTCTCCTGTGAGTTCAGGAGCAGATGGACGGAGGGACTCGGCCACTGCTGAGCTTCTGCGTATCAAAGATCATCTCATTGAGCTCGAGAAGAAT AATGCCTCGCTTCAGACTCAGAGCAGTTTGTTGAAGGAACAGCTGAAACAACTGGAGAACCAGAACAGTTCAATGAACAGCCAGATGGTGGCACTGCAGCGGCACACCGCAATCCTGCAGGAGCAGAATTCAGCTCTGCATACTCAGACGGCACAACTTCAG GTGGAGAACTCCACACTGTCTTCCCAGAGTGCATCGCTAATGGCCCAGAATGCCGTGCTGCAAGGCCAAGCCACCGCCTTGGAGAACGAGGTGGAGTCGTGGCAGCGACAGCGCGAGGAGGCGTGGCGAGCGAGAGAAAGCGTTCTGGACGATCACGAGCGCTTGCTGAGTGTTCACGAGAGGCAAGCGCACGAGTACGAGCAGGTGATCGCTCAGCACACCGCTCTGAAAGTCAAGCAGAGGACGCTCGAGAGCGAGCACAGAACCATGCACAGCAA GTATTGCGCATTGTTACAGCAGAAAGAGCAATGGGAGGAATTAGAAGGGCGGAGTCAGAAGGAGAGGGAGGAGCTAAACCAGGAGCACCAGAAAAATCGCCTACTGCAGCAAGAGAACCTCCAACTTAAAGCTGAAGTGGACAG GATGTCACACAGCGAATCGCAACAGTCTGAGCAGTGCAACGCACTCCAGCAGCAGATGAACCAACTCAAGAGCTCGTTTAGCAGCGCGCAGCTGGAAgcgaatggatggatgacacgATACGACTCGCTGATGGAGCAGCACCAAGGCCTGGACCTCACCATGACCAAACTTGACAACCACTGCGAG CTACTAAGTCGGCTGAAAGGGAACCTGGAAGAAGAAAATCATCACCTCCTGAGTCAGATCAACCTTCTGAGTCAGCAAAACCACACTCTGCTGGAGAGAAGCATGGAGAGCAAAGAGCTTTATCATCAGGAGCAGAAGCTCTACAT TGATAAACTGAACGCACTTCGTCGTCAGAAAGAGAAATTAGAAGAGAAGATCATGGACCAGTACAAGTTCTATGACCCAACACCAAAAAA GAGGAGTCAGTGGTCCGGCGCCAAAGCTTTCGCCAAACTCATCAAACCGAGGAAGGAGAGCAGCAGGGAGCGAGACAAGGACGGGGCCCAGGAGAGAGAAGGGACAAAGAGTGCTCCTGACATCCCCCTACCTGCCCCCCCTCCCTTGCTGCCCCCGGAAACCCCACCCCCAGGCCCTCACAGGACAGGAAGTGACTCCCGAGACCACACCCACACTAAACACAACCACAGCAACAGTCTCCAGAGTCCAGCGTTGACGCCCATCAGCCGAG CTCCCCCTGTCTCGAAACGCTTTAGTTTTTTCCGCAGTAAAAGCCAAGATAAACTTCTTGCATCCCCCTCCCCCACCTCCCGCCCCCCCCTCTCTCGCAGCCGACGACTCCGATTCTGGTTGTCCACTGACATCACAGCAGACGTCATCACTAGCCAGTCCGTCTCTGCCAGTGGAGTGTTCTAA